Sequence from the Qipengyuania pelagi genome:
CAGACGTTTCTCACCCATTCGCGCCATGGCGGGCATCATGAAATGCGCGCGCTTCCAGGCGCCCAGCGCCAGCGTGAGATTGTAATCGGCGAAAGGACCCAGCACCTCCCCGCTATCGCTCGCGATCGCGCTTGGTACATCGACTGCGATCCGAAAAGCATCGCTGCGGCCGAGTTCCTCGAGCAGATCGGCGAACGGGCTTTCTACCCTGCGGTCCAGTCCGTATCCGAACAGGCAATCCACCACGACTGCCGTGTCGATCCGGCCCGCGCGAGTGGGTGTACCAGCGAAACAGGCGCGCGCCTTCTCCGCCACCGCCCCCTTGGGTTCGACCGGAGCGATGACCTTCACGTCGTGGCCGGAGGCACGCAGCGTCTCGGCGATAACGTAGCCGTCGCCGCCATTATTGCCCGGTCCGCACAAGATCGCGACCGATCGTCCCGCTGCCATGCGCGCCACCCAGGCGGCTGCCGCACGACCCGCGGTGCGCATAAGTTCCCATTCCTCGACGCCATTGCGCAGCGCAGCCGCTTCCGCCGCGCGCATCTGGGCAACGGTCAAGACGGCGTTATCGGCCATCCAACTGCCCCGCCCGCCAGCGATAACGATCACCATCCACGGTGAACTCGACCGTTTCTCCTTCGCGCGCCATCACCGGCTCGCCCGCTCCGTCCGCCGACGACAGGCTGTCGCCATCGCGGATCAGGCGGCGGAAACTGCCGTCGGGATGGCGGATCACCAGAGCCTCCCCGTTGGCTTCGACGAGGCAATCCGGTGCAAGTTCGCTCCCCGGTCCGACCGCGCATTCGATGGGGACCGCGCCCGCGTCAGCCTGTTCCTGGACCGGCCCGCTCGAACAGGCGGCCAGCAGAATCGCGCTAGATATCGGCGAAAACGTGCGTTTCGCGCGCCGCTCCGGGATGGGTAACGGCGCCCTGATGGGCGGGACCGACATTCTGGGCGAACCGCCACAAGGCTCCGGACTGATAGTCATGCTCGCGCGGCTGCCACGCCGAGCGGCGTTCGTCCAGCACCGCCTTGTCCACGACCAGGTCAATCGTCCCCGCTTCGGCGTCGATCGCGATGGTGTCGCCGTTCTCGACAAGCGCGATCGGGCCGCCTTCCGCAGCCTCGGGGCCGACATGGCCGATACAGAAGCCGCGGGTCGCCCCGCTGAAGCGCCCATCGGTGATCAGCGCGACCTTCTCGCCCATACCCTGCCCATATAGTGCAGCGGTGGTGGCGAGCATTTCCCGCATACCGGGGCCGCCCTTCGGCCCTTCGTAGCGGATCACGATCACGCTGCCTTCGGCGATATCGCGGGCCTCGACGGCGGCAAAGGCCTCCTCCTCGCATTCGAAAACGCGCGCCGGGCCGGTGAATTGCAGCCGCGCCATACCCGCGACCTTCACGATCGCGCCATCGGGCGCCAGCGATCCCTTGAGGCCGACCACGCCGCCCGTAGGCGTGATGGGATTGGAAACCTCGTAAAACACTTTCTGGTCGGGGTTCCAGGTCACTTCCTCGATATTTTCGCCCAACGTCTTGCCAGTGACGGTAAGAGGTTCGGGATCGATGAAGCCGCCATCCAGCAGCGTCTTCATCGCCATGTAGACACCGCCCGCCTCGTGCATATCCTTGGCGACATACTTCCCACCGGGCTTCAAGTCTGCGATATAAGGCGTTGATTTGAATATCTCTGCGACATCGTGAAGATCGAAAGCGATCCCCGCTTCATGCGCCATTGCGGGCAAGTGGAGGGCCGCATTCGTCGACCCGCCAGTGGCGGCGACGACGCGCGCGGCATTCTCGAACGCTGCGCGCGTGCAGATATCGCGCGGGCGCAGGTTCCGCTCGATCAGAGCCATGACCTGACGCCCAGCCGCCACGGCAATCTCTTCGCGCGAATTGTAAGGAGCGGGAGTCATGTTGCTGTTCGGGAGGGATAATCCGATGGCCTCCCCGACACAGGCCATGGTGTTGGCGGTAAATTGTCCGCCACAGGCACCATGACCGGGGCAGGCCACCTTTTCGAGCGCGGTCAGATCCTTGAGCGGGCAATTCCCGGCAGCGTGCTGGCCCACTGCTTCGAAAACGTCGACCACGGTGACATCCTGCCCTCGATAAGTGCCGGGAAGGATCGAGCCGCCATAGACGAAAATGCTGGGCACGTTCAGCCGCAGCATCGCCATCATCATCCCCGGCAGCGATTTGTCGCAGCCGGCAAATCCGACCAGCGCATCGTAGCAATGCCCGCGCACCGACAATTCGACGCTGTCCGCAATGACCTCGCGGCTGACCAGCGAGCTCTTCATTCCCTGATGGCCCATGGCGATACCATCGGTGACGGTGATGGTGTTGAAGCGGCGTGGCATCCCGCCCCCTTCTTCGACACCGCGCCGGCAGACATCGGCCTGCGCATCGAGCGTCGTGTTGCACGGCGCGCTGTCATTGCCCGCGCTGACCACGCCGACGAAAGGCCGGGCGATCTCTTCCTCGCTCAGGCCCATGGCGTAATAATAGGAGCGATGCGGTGCGCGCTCGGGGCCGACCGAAACGTGGCGGCTGGGAAGCCGGGATTTGTCGAATTGCGGCATGTCACTCTCCGTCATCGGACCGTCATCGGGAATTCGCCGGGATCTATCGGCGCGCTTCGAGAGCTTTCGCCGGGAGAGCGCGGCAAGGCAAGAGCCTCGCCCCCTAGCTTTCCTTAGGCGCTCTCAAGCGCGAGCAGCACCCGGCCCGCCACATCCGCGACCAAAGTGGCCCAGCGCGCCTGCCCCGCCTCGGTGGCAATCTGGTCCTGACGGATTTCCAGCGTCAGATAGGGGATGCCGCGCGCCTCTGCGTGGCGATCCATCGTCGCATTCAGCTGCTTGCCCGAATAGGGTTCATTGTCACCCACCGTCAGCCCCTGTTCGCCGAAAAGCCGGATAGCGTGGCGCGCCGCGCGATCGTCCTGATTATACAGCAATCCGATCTCCCAGGGCCGCTCCTGCGAACTGGTGGCGAGTTCTGGCGTGAAGCTGTGCACCGCCAGCAGCAGTTTCGGCTGCACTCTGTCGATCATGTCGCCGAGCGCGGTGTGATACGGGCGATGGTAGAGCGCCATCCGGCGTCCGATATTCGCCCCGATATTGCCGGGGATCAGATGCCCGTCGCTTTCCGTCGGCACCGCTGCCGGCTCATCCTCCTTGCGGTGGAGATCGCAGACGAGGCGACTGACGGTTGCGATATGGGCGGGGATGCCGTGCCGCCGCGCAAGCCGGTCCGCCACGCCGTTGACGCCGATATCGACCGCGATATGCTCGTCGAGCAGCTTGGGATCGATGCCGAGTTCGATATCGTCCGGCACGAAATTCGATGCGTGATCGGCAACGCACATCAGTTCGGCAGGGCCGGCCTCGCCCACCTGGCGATAGGGCTTTTCGTCGATCAGCATCTCGTCAAAATCTCAATATCGAAGGGCACCTTGCATTCGCCACCACCCCGGATGAATGGCAGCGACTTGCGCTGAGGCGTCTTCGCATGCCTCCGCGCTTTCATAAAGCGCAAAGCAGGTCGCGCCCGACCCGGACATGCGATGAAGGAGCGGGTCGGTCTCCGCCAGAGCAGCCAGGACGCCTGCGATCGCGGGGCACAGACTGATTGCGGGCGCTTCGAGATCGTTGCGACCGGCGAGCGCGATCTCCCGCGCCGTGCCTGTCGGAAGCGGCCCGCGATCCGTGCCGTCCCAATTCGCGAAGACCGGTCCGGTCGACAGGGGGACGCGCGGATTGACGAGGAGGCAGAAGACCTCCGCCAGACTGTCATCGACCAGCGGCTCGAGTTCGGTGCCGGTGCCGCGCCCGATACAGGTCCGGCTTTCGACGCAGGCAGGAACGTCAGCCCCCAGCCTGGCGGCGCGCGCCGTCCAGTCCTGCGGCAGGCCATAGCGGTTCCGCACGATGCGGAAGACCGCCCCTGCATCGGCCGATCCGCCGCCCAGCCCGGCAGCCACGGGCAGGTTCTTTTCAAGCGTTATCGCCAGCCCATCAGTACGCGGCAGAGCTGAAAGCGCCTTCGAGACGAGATTGTCGAAGGGATTGTCGAGACCTCCGGCAAACTCGCCGGTGACGCGCACTTCGTCCCTCGGCGAAGCCCGTGCCGTCAGGACATCGCCCGCTTCGACGAAAGCGAACAGCGTTTCCAGCTCGTGATAGCCATCCTCGCGCCGCGTGCGGACGTGCAGCGCGAGGTTGATCTTGGCGAAGGCGGTTTCGCTCATATAGGGATCCGTCCCGAACCGAAGCCGGAGCGCGGGCCTACATATTCGGATAATTGGGCCCGCCGCCGCCTTCGGGCGTGGTCCATTCGATGTTCTGGTTCGGATCCTTGATGTCGCAGGTCTTGCAGTGGACGCAGTTCTGCGAATTGATGACGAATTTGGGCTCTCCCTCGTCCTCCGTCACCCATTCATAGACGCCGGCCGGGCAATAGCGGGTGGAAGGCCCGCCATAGACGCCCAACTCGCTTTCGCGCTGCAATTCCATATCCTGGACCTGCAAGTGATTGCGCTGGTCCTCGGCGTGGTTGGTGAAGCTGAAGGCGACATTGGTCAGCCGGTCGAAACTGAGCACGCCGTCGGGCTTGGGATAATCGATCGGCTTGAACAGGTCGGCACGCTGGAGATGCTCGTAATCCGGCTCGTGCTTCATCGTGATCGGCAGCCCGATCTTGAGCGTGCGCATCCACATATCGATGCCTGCCAGCACCGTCCCGATATCCGCGCCGTATTTGGAAACGGCGGGCTGGGCGTTCTTCACTTTCTTAAGCTCGACTGCGATCCAGCTTTCGCGCAAATTACTATCGTAATCAGTGAGTTCGGTCTTCTCCTGACCTGCCGCAATGGCATTCGCGATGCTTTCCGCCGCCAGCATCCCGCTCTTCATCGCAGTGTGGCTGCCCTTGATCCGGGGCACGTTGACGAAGCCCGCGGCACATCCGATCAGCGCGCCGCCCGGAAAGGCAAGCTTGGGCACGGACTGCCACCCGCCCTCGTTGATCGCCCGCGCGCCATAGGCCACGCGCTTGCCCCCCTCGAGGATTTCCGCGATCGCCGGATGATGCTTCCAGCGCTGGAACTCCATATAGGGGCGGACATAGGGGTTCTTGTAATCGAGCGCGGTGACGAAGCCGAGCGCGACCTGGCCGTTGGCCTGATGATAGAGGAAGCCCCCGCCCCAACTCTCGCTTTCGGATAGCGGCCAGCCCTGCGTGTGGATGACCCGGCCCGGTTCATGCTTTTCAGGAGAAATGTCCCACAATTCTTTGATTCCAAGGCCGTAGATCTGCGGCTGGCAATCGGCCTCCAGATCGAACTTCGCCTTCATCTTTTTGGTGAGATTGCCGCGCGCGCCTTCGGCGAAGAGCGTGTATTTCGCGTGGATTTCCATGCCGGGCTGGTAGTCAGGCTTGTGCGATCCGTCCGCCGCCACGCCCATGTCCTGCGTGATCACGCCCGAGACCGCGCCAGTCTCGTCGAACATGACCTCGCTCGCCGGGAAGCCGGGGAACACCATCACGCCCAGCCCTTCGGCCTGTTCCGCCATCCAGCGGGTCAGATTACCCAGCGAGCAGGTGTAATTGCCGTCGTTCGAAAGAAAGGGCGGCATCAGCAGGTGCGGCATTTCCCATTTCTTGAACGCGCTCATCACCCAATGCTGGTTGTCGGTGACGGGCGTTTCAGCGAGCGGGCAGTCCATCTCGCGCCATTCGGGCAGCAATTCGTCGAGCGCGCGCGGATCGACCACCGCGCCCGACAGGATATGCGCGCCGATTTCACTGCCCTTCTCGAGCACGACGACCTCCAGCTCCTCGTTGAGCTGCTTCAGCCGGATCGCCGCCGCCATCCCGGCCACACCGCCGCCGATGATGACGACATCGCAGGGCATCGATTCGCGTTCGCTCATATCTCTCTCTTTTCGTCGCAATATCGTTTGCCCTTGCCTTGATTGCTGGGGCGTATCAGGTCAAGACCTGCGCCAGACGGATGACGATGCTCGACGCCCCCTCGAATACGGCAGCGAATGGAGGCGCGCTCTCGCAGCGCGAGCTTTCAGGCGTGCTTGCATGGTGGCGCGAGGCGGGCGTCGATTGCAGCTTCGCGGATGACGCCGAAGGTTGGCTCGAACTCCCCGAAGAGCCCGCTGAAAAGACGCCTCTCCCGCCCAAGGTGGAGGCGCCGCGCCCGACCACGCCCCTGCAACGCGCGCTCGACGGGGCGGAGCGGCCCGCGATCGGCGGCGCCCGCGCAAGCTGGCCAGACGAACTCGACGCTTTCCGGCACTTCTGGCTCACCGAACCGAACCTGGCGGAAGGTGCGCTGTCGATGCGCGTCCCACCGCGCGGTGAAGTCGGCGCGCGCCTCATGATACTGGTCCCGCAACCCGAAGACGGGGATGGCGAGCGGCTTCTCGATGGCCAACTCGGCTCGCTGGTCGCGTCTTTCGCGCGCGCCGCCGGTTTGTCCGACGCCGAGATCTATCATGCCAGCGTGCTGCCGCGCACGCTTCCCCTGCCGGACTGGGCGGAGCTCGCTCAGCGTGGACTGGCGGAGCTGACCCGTCACCACATCGCCCTTGCAAAGCCGCAGCGCGTGCTTGTTTTCGGACGCGGCCTGCTGCCCGTCTTCACGCGCGTCTTTGCGCCCGAGGAAGCCGCTCCGCCCGCGCTCGACCTGCCCGGCGGCTCCGTTCCGCTGATGATCGCGCCGCGGCTCGATCGGCTGATGCGTATGCCGGGGCATCGCAAACATTTCTGGAACCAATGGCTCGACTGGACCGCATGACCCGCCCCCTCCTTTTCTGTACGCTTGCCCTTGGCTCTCTGGCCGTGGCCGCGCCCGCTTCGGCAAACCCCGAAAGCATCGCCTATTTCACGCAAGGCAAGAGCGGCGCCCTGCCGGCTCTGCTGACGCAGCAGGACAGGTTCTATTACGCCTCGCTGTTCGAAGCGGTCGACGCGCGCAATTGGGATCGTGTCGAAATCCTGCTCGGCGAACGCAGCGAGGGGCCCTTGCACGGTGCGGCGCTTGCCGAATATTATCTTCACCCCGAAAGCCCGCGCATCCCGCTGGAGCGGCTTCAGGACTGGCTAGGCCGGTATCGCGACCTGCCTCAGGCTGAGGGGATCGCGCGGCTTGCCGTGGCGCGTGGAGCGGTCGAGACGCCCAGCCTGCCAGCAGCGCGCAGCCTGCGCAGCCAGCCCGGCATCACGCGGCGCAACCGTCCGCGCGGAATCGAGGACGGGACGATGCCCGCCGATATCTCGAGCGCCATCCTCCAGCACATCAGCAATGACGACCCCGATGGGGCGCGGCTGCTGCTCGACGGGATCGATGCCTCGCTGTCCCCCCAGGCGCGGGCGGAGTGGCGCCAGAGAGTGGCGTGGAGCTATTACATCGAGAACCGCGATCCCGAATCCCTGGCTTTGGCGCTCACCGTTTCGCAAGGAAGCGGGCCGTGGGTCGCGGAAGGGGAATGGGTCGCTGGCCTGGCCGCATGGAGGCTTGGCGATTGCCGGACTTCGGCGGAAGGGTTCCGCAATGCCTCGACCCAATCGACCGATCCCGAACTGACCGCCGCCGCCCATTACTGGGCGCACCGTGCGCTCGTGCGATGCCGCGAGCCGGAACAGGCCGACGAACAATTGCGCGGCGCGGCGCGCTTTACCGAAACGCTGTACGGAATGCTGGCGCGCGAGCAATTGGGGCAGGTCCTGCCCGGCGATCATACCCTGCCCGATCTGACCGCGCGGGATTGGCAGATGCTGTCCGACGAGCCCGCCGCGCGTCAGGCGGTCATGCTGACCGAATTGAACCGGCGGGATGCGGCGTCCCAGGCGCTCGTCTATCAGGCGCGGGTCGGCGATCCCGATGAATTTCAGGCTCTCACCCGGCTCGCGCGCGCTCTGGGCCTGCCCGGCGCGCAGAATTTCATGGCCTATAACGCGCCTGCCGGGACCGCGCCCCCGCCCAGCCTGCGCTGGCCGGTGACCGACCAGACCCCGCGCGGCGGCTGGACGGTCGATCCGGCGCTGGCCTTCGCCCACGCCCTGCAGGAATCGAACTTCCGCGAGGCGGTGGTGAGCGGGGCCAACGCCATCGGCCTCATGCAAATCCGCCCGATCGCCGCGCGCGAATATGCGGCTTCCATAAACCTGTCGGCCGATGCGAACCTCAAGGAAGCTTCAACAAACCTGGCCTTCGGGCAGCGGGCCCTCGAGGCCCTGGCCCAGTCGAGCTATTCGAGCGGCTACCTGCCCAAGGTCATGGCCGCCTACAATGCCGGGCCGACCCCGGTCGCGCGCTGGAACAGCGAGGTCCGCGATCAGGGCGATCCGCTTACCTGGATGGAATCGGTGCCCTATTGGGAGACGCGCAGCTACGTGAATATCGTGATGCGCAATTACTGGATGTATCTGCGGCAGGCCAACGCCCCGGCCCCGAGCCGCGTGGCGCTCGCGCAGAACCAGTGGCCGCAATTTCCAAGCGAGCGCTGAGATGCCGATCGACGAAAGCCGCATCTTCAAGCCGATCCGCATCGCGCTGGTGACGGTGTCCGACACGCGCACTCGGGCCGACGATACGTCGGGCGATATCCTCGCCAATCGGATAGAAGAGGCGGGTCACGAATTGGCAAAGCGCGAGATTATTCGCGACGATGCGGATGCGCTTGTCGAACTGCTCCAAGGCTGGATCGATGACGATACGGTCGATTGCGTGATATCCACCGGCGGCACCGGACTGACGGGCCGCGACGTGACGCCCGAAGCGCTCGACCGGGTGAAGGACAAGGACATCCCCGGTTTCGGTGAGTTGTTCCGCTGGATCAGTTTCGAGACGATCAGCACCAGCACGATCCAGAGCCGCGCTTGCGCCGTTCTCGCAAAAGGTACCTATATCTTCGCCCTTCCCGGCTCGAACGGAGCGGTGAAGGATGGCTGGGACCGGATCCTCGTATCCCAGCTCGACAGTCGCCATCGTCCCTGCAATTTCGTCGAGCTGATGCCGCGCTTGCGGGAAAGCTGACATCCGCGCTGTCCAAGCGCATATGTTCCGTTTATGTTCCAGCTATGGAACGCCGACTCGATCCCGCCATCTCCGGTCGCGGCGCGCAATCCGCTGCCGTGCCGACGCGCTTCGGCCTCGCCACGCGCGAGGTTGACGGCGATTGGCGCGACCATATGGAGGCGCTGGCCGCGGAGGAAGGCGCGCCTCCGGTCAAGCTGCGCACGCATGTGACGGAGGAACGACCCAAGACGATCCTCAGCTTCAACCAGTCGCCGGACATCTTTTTCGACCGCTCGATAAATGCCTATCGCGGGTGTGAACATGGCTGCGTCTATTGTTTCGCGCGGCCCACTCACGCCTATCACGATCTGTCGCCTGGGCTTGATTTCGAAACGCAGCTTTTCGCAAAACCGAACGCGGCCGGTCTGTTGCGAGAGACACTTGCGAAGCCGCGGTATCAGCCAAAACCCATCGCGATGGGGACTAATACCGATCCCTATCAACCGATCGAGAGCCGCTACCGGATCACGCGCGCCGTGCTCGAAGTGTGCCTCGATGCGCGGCATCCGGTCACGATCACGACCAAGTCCGACCGGGTTCTTGCCGATATCGACCTGATTGCCGAAATGGCGCGCCATCAACTGGTCGCGGTCGCGATTTCGGTGACAAGCCTCGATCCGAGACTCTCC
This genomic interval carries:
- the ilvD gene encoding dihydroxy-acid dehydratase is translated as MPQFDKSRLPSRHVSVGPERAPHRSYYYAMGLSEEEIARPFVGVVSAGNDSAPCNTTLDAQADVCRRGVEEGGGMPRRFNTITVTDGIAMGHQGMKSSLVSREVIADSVELSVRGHCYDALVGFAGCDKSLPGMMMAMLRLNVPSIFVYGGSILPGTYRGQDVTVVDVFEAVGQHAAGNCPLKDLTALEKVACPGHGACGGQFTANTMACVGEAIGLSLPNSNMTPAPYNSREEIAVAAGRQVMALIERNLRPRDICTRAAFENAARVVAATGGSTNAALHLPAMAHEAGIAFDLHDVAEIFKSTPYIADLKPGGKYVAKDMHEAGGVYMAMKTLLDGGFIDPEPLTVTGKTLGENIEEVTWNPDQKVFYEVSNPITPTGGVVGLKGSLAPDGAIVKVAGMARLQFTGPARVFECEEEAFAAVEARDIAEGSVIVIRYEGPKGGPGMREMLATTAALYGQGMGEKVALITDGRFSGATRGFCIGHVGPEAAEGGPIALVENGDTIAIDAEAGTIDLVVDKAVLDERRSAWQPREHDYQSGALWRFAQNVGPAHQGAVTHPGAARETHVFADI
- a CDS encoding N-formylglutamate amidohydrolase, whose protein sequence is MLIDEKPYRQVGEAGPAELMCVADHASNFVPDDIELGIDPKLLDEHIAVDIGVNGVADRLARRHGIPAHIATVSRLVCDLHRKEDEPAAVPTESDGHLIPGNIGANIGRRMALYHRPYHTALGDMIDRVQPKLLLAVHSFTPELATSSQERPWEIGLLYNQDDRAARHAIRLFGEQGLTVGDNEPYSGKQLNATMDRHAEARGIPYLTLEIRQDQIATEAGQARWATLVADVAGRVLLALESA
- a CDS encoding 4-(cytidine 5'-diphospho)-2-C-methyl-D-erythritol kinase yields the protein MSETAFAKINLALHVRTRREDGYHELETLFAFVEAGDVLTARASPRDEVRVTGEFAGGLDNPFDNLVSKALSALPRTDGLAITLEKNLPVAAGLGGGSADAGAVFRIVRNRYGLPQDWTARAARLGADVPACVESRTCIGRGTGTELEPLVDDSLAEVFCLLVNPRVPLSTGPVFANWDGTDRGPLPTGTAREIALAGRNDLEAPAISLCPAIAGVLAALAETDPLLHRMSGSGATCFALYESAEACEDASAQVAAIHPGWWRMQGALRY
- a CDS encoding electron transfer flavoprotein-ubiquinone oxidoreductase — its product is MSERESMPCDVVIIGGGVAGMAAAIRLKQLNEELEVVVLEKGSEIGAHILSGAVVDPRALDELLPEWREMDCPLAETPVTDNQHWVMSAFKKWEMPHLLMPPFLSNDGNYTCSLGNLTRWMAEQAEGLGVMVFPGFPASEVMFDETGAVSGVITQDMGVAADGSHKPDYQPGMEIHAKYTLFAEGARGNLTKKMKAKFDLEADCQPQIYGLGIKELWDISPEKHEPGRVIHTQGWPLSESESWGGGFLYHQANGQVALGFVTALDYKNPYVRPYMEFQRWKHHPAIAEILEGGKRVAYGARAINEGGWQSVPKLAFPGGALIGCAAGFVNVPRIKGSHTAMKSGMLAAESIANAIAAGQEKTELTDYDSNLRESWIAVELKKVKNAQPAVSKYGADIGTVLAGIDMWMRTLKIGLPITMKHEPDYEHLQRADLFKPIDYPKPDGVLSFDRLTNVAFSFTNHAEDQRNHLQVQDMELQRESELGVYGGPSTRYCPAGVYEWVTEDEGEPKFVINSQNCVHCKTCDIKDPNQNIEWTTPEGGGGPNYPNM
- a CDS encoding transglycosylase SLT domain-containing protein, whose protein sequence is MTRPLLFCTLALGSLAVAAPASANPESIAYFTQGKSGALPALLTQQDRFYYASLFEAVDARNWDRVEILLGERSEGPLHGAALAEYYLHPESPRIPLERLQDWLGRYRDLPQAEGIARLAVARGAVETPSLPAARSLRSQPGITRRNRPRGIEDGTMPADISSAILQHISNDDPDGARLLLDGIDASLSPQARAEWRQRVAWSYYIENRDPESLALALTVSQGSGPWVAEGEWVAGLAAWRLGDCRTSAEGFRNASTQSTDPELTAAAHYWAHRALVRCREPEQADEQLRGAARFTETLYGMLAREQLGQVLPGDHTLPDLTARDWQMLSDEPAARQAVMLTELNRRDAASQALVYQARVGDPDEFQALTRLARALGLPGAQNFMAYNAPAGTAPPPSLRWPVTDQTPRGGWTVDPALAFAHALQESNFREAVVSGANAIGLMQIRPIAAREYAASINLSADANLKEASTNLAFGQRALEALAQSSYSSGYLPKVMAAYNAGPTPVARWNSEVRDQGDPLTWMESVPYWETRSYVNIVMRNYWMYLRQANAPAPSRVALAQNQWPQFPSER
- the moaB gene encoding molybdenum cofactor biosynthesis protein B, which produces MPIDESRIFKPIRIALVTVSDTRTRADDTSGDILANRIEEAGHELAKREIIRDDADALVELLQGWIDDDTVDCVISTGGTGLTGRDVTPEALDRVKDKDIPGFGELFRWISFETISTSTIQSRACAVLAKGTYIFALPGSNGAVKDGWDRILVSQLDSRHRPCNFVELMPRLRES
- a CDS encoding PA0069 family radical SAM protein; this translates as MERRLDPAISGRGAQSAAVPTRFGLATREVDGDWRDHMEALAAEEGAPPVKLRTHVTEERPKTILSFNQSPDIFFDRSINAYRGCEHGCVYCFARPTHAYHDLSPGLDFETQLFAKPNAAGLLRETLAKPRYQPKPIAMGTNTDPYQPIESRYRITRAVLEVCLDARHPVTITTKSDRVLADIDLIAEMARHQLVAVAISVTSLDPRLSAKLEPRAASPAKRLAALGKLAEAGVPTHCSIAPVIPAITDEFMEDIVERAAALEVASIGWIPLRLPHEVAPLFREWLAVHFPERGDKVMSIVRSIRDGRDNDPDFFTRLNPTGVWADLFRSRFRVACKRAGIGKAKFELDCTRFRRPEVGGQLRLL